One Trichocoleus desertorum ATA4-8-CV12 genomic window, CCAGAGTTGCAGTTGGCCATCCACCACACGGGGAGTTCCCGCACAGATAGAATAGCGAGCTTGGGCTTGTTCTAGGGCGCTACTTGCAACAGGGTTGACGAGCGGATAAGGGCTTTCGAGCAGAGTCGCGATTCCAGAACGAGGATCGTCTGAAGTAGTGGATTGACGAAATAAAGCAGCAAAGACCTGCGAACCAGTGCGCTCAGCTAAGGGAAGCGATCGCCAATACCAAGGCTGAATTGGATGCATAGGAAGATACGACGACTATGAAACTTCCGATCCCCAAATTAAGCGAGCCCCCCACAGGCCCAACAGCGCCAACAATGCCAGCCAATCACCAAGGCCCAAACGCAGTTGATGCCACTGCACCCGATGCTCATTGGGGCTCGTAAAGCCACGCACTTTCATGGCACTAGCAATTTGCTCTGCCCGCAGCAACAAATTCTCTAGTAAGCGCTCGGCAATTAGCATCCAAACTTGAATGGCTCCGCGCAATCCCAATTTTTTCCAGTTAATGGCACGGGTGCGAACCGAGCGAATCAAATTTTGGACTTCTTCTAACACCAACGGAACAAACCGCAATGACAAAGTGAGGGTTAATACAATCTCAGTCACAGGCCAGTTCAGCCGCCGCAAGGGTCGCATCAGGCTTTCGAGTCCTGCGGTGATCTCCTCAGGTGCGGTGGTCAGCAAAAACAGATTTGTGCTGTAGATCAAGGTAAACAGCAAAGTGCTGACCCGAACGCCTAAGTCTAGCGATCGCCGAGTCACCAGAAACGGCTTCTGCTTAAATAGGACGTAGTTATAAGGCGTAGGCTGCGGTAAAGATTGAGCCAGAGCCTGTTGATTAGAGGGGCGATCGCCCTTGACGCCATTCTCTGCGCCCCCCGCGAACCAAGCACGAGGATCAAACCAGGCAGAACCTTGTTCAGGGCTTGAAGTCGTAGGCTGCTGAGCAAAAGCCAACTCATTTGCAGGCAGACGAGGTTGATGCTCGGCATCAAGTCCATCAGGGGCGATCGCTGTTAGCACGAAGACAAAGAAGCTCAGCATCAACAGCCAAACCATCTGCTGCCGCCACACTCGAAAAGGGATCATCGCCCCTAAGGTGATTAGCACCAGCAACACCACCAGCAACAAGCGCCAAACTGGATTAGCCAGTAGAGGAGCCAGTAAAAAACTCATCAGCCAAGCCAACTTGATCCGGGGATCAAGCCGATGGAGCCAGGTTTGCGGTTGTTCTAGGTACAGCCCTAATGGCAGCGATCGCAGCAGATCCATTCGATTTGGGGGATGAAACTCTCAATCATCTTACTGGTTAAACGCGCGTTGCCCGGTTAGGACTCCCCTTCTCCATTTCCCGCATTTTTTTGCTGCGCCAAATCAAACGAATCGGAGTTCCGGCAAAGCCCAAACTTTCCCGCAATTGTCGTTCCACATAACGACGATAGTTGTCATTAAATAGCTTGGCTTCGTTGACAAACAGGGCGATCGTAGGAGGTTGAGTGCTGACTTGAGTGCCGTAATAAATTCTACCTTGACGACCTTGGCGCGTGGTTGGGGGCGAATGCCAATTCCCTGCATCCTCCAAAACCTCATTAATCACTGAGGTCGTTACCCGTCGTTTATGCTGCTCAGCGGCGGTGTTCACTAGCTCCAGAATTTTTTCAACCCGCTGTCCTGTCTCAGCACTGACAAAAATTAGCGGAGCCCATTCGGTAAACTGCAAGCGGCTTTTGACTTGTTCTTCGTAGTCATAAATGGTGTAAGCATCTTTTTCGACTGCGTCCCATTTGTTGACCACAATAATGCAAGCTCGCCCTTCGTCCGTAATGCGACCTGCCAGTTTCTGATCCTGCTCGGTCACGCCATCTAGGGCATCAATCACCATCAAGACGACATCAGCTCGACGAATCGCTTTAAAGGCACGATTAATGCTGAAAAACTCTGGGCCGTATTCAATGTGCTTTTTCTTACGGATGCCAGCGGTATCAATCAAGCGATAAGTTTGACCTTCCCGTTCTACAACTGTGTCAATGCTGTCGCGGGTGGTGCCAGAAATGGGGCTAACAATAGCACGGTTTTCTCCCACGAAGGCGTTGAGTAGACTGGATTTACCGACGTTAGGCCGCCCGACGATCGCCACCTTGATTTCTGGGTTCTCCGGCAGTTCTTCCGGCGGTGGCAAATGTTTGAGCGCTTCATCTAAGAGCTCACCCGTGCCATTTCCGTGAATGCCAGAAACAGGATAAGGCTCACCCAAACCTAAGCTCCAAAACTGAGCGGCTTGAGCCATTCCCTGGTCGGGAGACTCACATTTGTTGACAGTTAGTAATACGGGCACTGATTGCTGGCGTAACCAAGTGGCAATCTCTTCGTCGGCTATGGTAGGGCCTTCTTGACCATCTACTACAAAAATGGCCACACTGGCTTCTGCTAAAGCGGCCATTGCTTGTTGCCGAATCAGCGGCAAAAATTCTGTGTCGTCATCAAAAATCAGGCCACCTGTATCGACCACTAAAAATTCGCGATCGCGCCAGTAAGCAGGCTGGTAAGTGCGATCGCGAGTGACACCGGGCTCGTTAAAGACAATCGCGCCCTTTGTTTCGGCCAAACGGTTCACAATCGTTGACTTGCCCACGTTCGGACGACCAAGAATAGCAACAATAGGCAAGGACATAAGGCGATCGCACTCAAGTAATTTTGTGGAGTCTAAACCTCTATTCTAAGGGCTGCGACCCATTGTTGTTCTATCTGTGCTACGTTCCCTTAGCCCTTGCAAGGTTCACTAGGTTGTAGCAGGATTAAGTGCAATGGGTTTAAGCTTTCAACTGGACTCGGCGATTTGTAGAAGGCCGTGGCGAATCCCATACAAAACCCGATCAATTAAGACTTTTTCCGCTTCCTGACCTGCCCTAGCTGTCGATAAACTAAGCAGCCATTTGTACTCCGTTGCAGTCAAGCTACCGCACAAGAAAATATTGCCAATCAATTCTTCTAAATCAGACGCTTGGGAAAGTACTAAAGACCGCATAGAGACTAGGCAAACGTTGAATTGCCAACATAGGTGACGATTCCAGAGTGCCTTGTAGGAGTTAAATTTGACACCGAGCGATTACGGACGTTTTTTGTGGGCAATTTAGTCCGATCCATAGATTCCGATCGCGAGCAGTCAGGAGGGTCGTGCGTTCTTGGGCAAGAGTTGCAGAATTTCTTTTGCAGCGCGATCGCAGGCTCCGACTTCTCCAATCGCTTGGCGCATCGCTTGGTAATCGTTTAAGGTTTGCTGGCGACGGGCAGGATTGAGCAGTAACTCCAAACCCGCTTGGGCAATATTGTCTGGTGTTGCCTGGTCTTGTAGAAACTCTGGCACGACAGCCTTCATCTCTACTAAGTTGGGCGGCGACATAAACGGGATGGAAAACTTGAGAATGTGGCGAGCAATCCAAGCTGTGACGGCTCCAACCCGATAGAGCACAACCTGGGGTACGTTGAGCAAGGCAATTTCGAGGTTGACCGTACCTGATTTCCCAATCGCCAAATCTGCTGCGGCGATCGCCCGTAATGTGATGGATTCCTCAAATTTAGAATTATTTCCCTGACCTGCCAAGCCCTGACCTGCTAATAGAGTCGCCCGCAATCCATAGTGTTGAATTGCCTGTTCAATGGGCTGGCGGTAGGCTTCCAGAGAGACGGGAATCCAAAAATGGGCTTGAGGTAACTGAGCTTGGATTTGTTGAGCCGCTTGAAAAATTACGGGCATCAAGTACTTCAGTTCTTGCCGCCGCGAAGCAGGTAAAAGAGCGATTGCAATCTGGTCATCGGGGATGCCTAACGCCTGCCTTGCACTGGTGCGATCGGGGGCAGCTTGCATCCGGTCTACCAGGGGATGCCCCACCCAACTCACTTTGGCTCCATGCTCGGCAAAATAACGGGCTTCTTCTGGAAAAATTGCTAAGAGGCGATCGGTGATATTTACAATGCGGGCTGTATTGCGCGGGCTGAGTGACCAGACCCACTCTTGAGGCGCAATGAAATAGGCGATCGGCACTTGGGGCAAATACTGCCGCACGTAGCTACCA contains:
- a CDS encoding CbiQ family ECF transporter T component, whose protein sequence is MDLLRSLPLGLYLEQPQTWLHRLDPRIKLAWLMSFLLAPLLANPVWRLLLVVLLVLITLGAMIPFRVWRQQMVWLLMLSFFVFVLTAIAPDGLDAEHQPRLPANELAFAQQPTTSSPEQGSAWFDPRAWFAGGAENGVKGDRPSNQQALAQSLPQPTPYNYVLFKQKPFLVTRRSLDLGVRVSTLLFTLIYSTNLFLLTTAPEEITAGLESLMRPLRRLNWPVTEIVLTLTLSLRFVPLVLEEVQNLIRSVRTRAINWKKLGLRGAIQVWMLIAERLLENLLLRAEQIASAMKVRGFTSPNEHRVQWHQLRLGLGDWLALLALLGLWGARLIWGSEVS
- the der gene encoding ribosome biogenesis GTPase Der encodes the protein MSLPIVAILGRPNVGKSTIVNRLAETKGAIVFNEPGVTRDRTYQPAYWRDREFLVVDTGGLIFDDDTEFLPLIRQQAMAALAEASVAIFVVDGQEGPTIADEEIATWLRQQSVPVLLTVNKCESPDQGMAQAAQFWSLGLGEPYPVSGIHGNGTGELLDEALKHLPPPEELPENPEIKVAIVGRPNVGKSSLLNAFVGENRAIVSPISGTTRDSIDTVVEREGQTYRLIDTAGIRKKKHIEYGPEFFSINRAFKAIRRADVVLMVIDALDGVTEQDQKLAGRITDEGRACIIVVNKWDAVEKDAYTIYDYEEQVKSRLQFTEWAPLIFVSAETGQRVEKILELVNTAAEQHKRRVTTSVINEVLEDAGNWHSPPTTRQGRQGRIYYGTQVSTQPPTIALFVNEAKLFNDNYRRYVERQLRESLGFAGTPIRLIWRSKKMREMEKGSPNRATRV
- the lpxB gene encoding lipid-A-disaccharide synthase; amino-acid sequence: MRLFISTGEVSGDLQGALLVTALKRQAQALGIEMEILALGGDRMAQAGATLLGNTTAIGSVGLLESLPYIWPTLQIQRRAKQYLRQHPPDLVVLIDYLGPNVAIGSYVRQYLPQVPIAYFIAPQEWVWSLSPRNTARIVNITDRLLAIFPEEARYFAEHGAKVSWVGHPLVDRMQAAPDRTSARQALGIPDDQIAIALLPASRRQELKYLMPVIFQAAQQIQAQLPQAHFWIPVSLEAYRQPIEQAIQHYGLRATLLAGQGLAGQGNNSKFEESITLRAIAAADLAIGKSGTVNLEIALLNVPQVVLYRVGAVTAWIARHILKFSIPFMSPPNLVEMKAVVPEFLQDQATPDNIAQAGLELLLNPARRQQTLNDYQAMRQAIGEVGACDRAAKEILQLLPKNARPS